In one window of Spirochaetaceae bacterium DNA:
- a CDS encoding SulP family inorganic anion transporter, translating into MRSESRPHSYGLGDLKGDVFGGIVSAVMMVPVALGFGVLSGLGPVAAFYGAIAVGFLTAVLGGAAPMISGPSAIVAIFTAVIIGTYADSMAEAFTIVMMAGLMQIVFGALRLGRFINWLPFSVVRGVFVGVGGYICMTQTLWFLGAPVEPGIGVAAIIASWPRAVANLNVDAFAVATISLLVFMLWPAKLHRVVPNALVALIVATVAGALLFDAATRIGEPEIGIPALQAPVLTTSVLVDAVQPALILAFLSSIYNLLTALIIDPIAGRNHKPNRELFGLGVGNIAAGLIGALPGAASAPCSLLAARSGGRTPLTGVVCAAVLLAVLLGLGNTLAWIPNAAFAGILIKVGWDMMEVRFLRRIPKLSPEIGIVTLLTAALSTFVDVISAIAVGFFVAGMAHAMRSQRGEINQTVSTPLLDMVLFGDDRLPASADPFHARVGLLSLRGRYSIASAREIVRVISPDLADHQVVIFDFSETEAMDDNAAMAMEELINGSVLDQDKGCIVAGLSAEMKNALTALGIFDRLPEESFAADLEQAKHAAAHLLHD; encoded by the coding sequence ATGCGTAGCGAGAGTCGACCCCACTCGTACGGGCTGGGCGATCTGAAAGGGGACGTGTTCGGCGGCATCGTGTCGGCGGTGATGATGGTGCCGGTGGCGCTCGGGTTCGGCGTGCTGTCCGGACTCGGGCCGGTGGCAGCGTTCTACGGGGCGATCGCGGTCGGCTTCCTCACGGCGGTGCTCGGCGGCGCCGCCCCGATGATCTCCGGCCCCAGCGCGATCGTGGCCATCTTCACGGCGGTGATCATCGGCACCTACGCCGACAGCATGGCGGAAGCGTTCACGATCGTGATGATGGCCGGCTTGATGCAGATCGTGTTCGGGGCGCTGCGTCTCGGCCGGTTCATCAACTGGCTGCCGTTCTCGGTGGTGCGCGGGGTATTCGTGGGCGTGGGCGGCTACATCTGCATGACCCAGACGCTGTGGTTTCTCGGTGCGCCGGTGGAGCCCGGCATCGGGGTGGCCGCCATCATCGCCTCCTGGCCGCGGGCGGTGGCCAACCTCAACGTCGACGCGTTCGCCGTGGCCACCATCTCGCTGCTGGTGTTCATGCTGTGGCCGGCGAAGCTGCACCGCGTGGTGCCCAACGCCCTGGTCGCGCTGATCGTGGCGACGGTTGCCGGCGCGCTGTTGTTCGATGCGGCAACCCGCATCGGCGAGCCCGAGATCGGCATTCCGGCGCTGCAGGCGCCGGTGCTCACCACGTCGGTGCTGGTGGACGCAGTCCAGCCCGCCCTGATCCTGGCGTTCCTCAGCTCGATCTACAACCTGCTGACGGCGCTGATCATCGACCCGATCGCGGGGCGCAACCACAAGCCCAACCGGGAGCTGTTCGGGCTGGGCGTGGGCAACATCGCGGCCGGGCTGATCGGCGCGCTGCCCGGTGCGGCGTCGGCGCCCTGTTCGCTGCTGGCCGCCCGGTCGGGCGGACGCACGCCGTTGACCGGAGTGGTATGCGCCGCGGTCCTGCTGGCCGTGCTGCTCGGCCTCGGCAACACCCTGGCGTGGATTCCCAACGCCGCGTTCGCCGGCATCCTGATCAAGGTCGGCTGGGACATGATGGAGGTGCGCTTTCTGCGCCGCATTCCGAAGCTGTCTCCGGAGATCGGCATAGTGACGCTGCTTACCGCGGCGCTGTCCACGTTTGTGGACGTAATCTCCGCCATCGCGGTCGGCTTCTTCGTCGCCGGAATGGCGCACGCGATGCGCTCGCAGCGCGGAGAGATCAATCAGACCGTGTCCACACCGCTCCTGGACATGGTCCTGTTCGGCGACGATCGCCTGCCCGCCAGCGCCGATCCATTCCACGCCCGCGTCGGGCTGCTCTCCCTGCGCGGCCGTTACTCGATCGCGTCCGCCCGCGAGATCGTACGGGTCATCAGTCCGGATCTGGCCGACCACCAGGTGGTGATCTTCGATTTCAGCGAGACCGAGGCGATGGACGACAACGCCGCGATGGCGATGGAGGAACTGATCAACGGCAGCGTCCTCGACCAGGACAAGGGCTGCATCGTCGCCGGCCTTTCGGCCGAGATGAAGAACGCCCTCACCGCCCTGGGCATCTTCGACCGCCTGCCGGAAGAGTCGTTTGCCGCCGACCTGGAGCAAGCGAAGCACGCCGCCGCGCACCTCCTGCACGACTGA
- a CDS encoding type II toxin-antitoxin system RelE/ParE family toxin, with protein sequence MRRYDVIVAPLAAANIREAHAWLSTRNPDYADRWLAAVRDKILSLDTLPEAHPLAAESEAFDVDIRQVLVGTGTPWKVFFTVKGRTVHVLHIRHGARDA encoded by the coding sequence ATGCGGCGCTACGACGTCATCGTCGCTCCACTCGCCGCCGCCAACATCCGCGAAGCGCACGCATGGTTGTCCACGCGGAATCCCGACTACGCCGATCGATGGCTGGCAGCGGTGCGCGACAAGATCCTGAGCCTCGACACGCTCCCCGAAGCGCACCCCTTGGCTGCCGAAAGCGAAGCGTTCGACGTGGACATCCGCCAAGTGCTGGTTGGCACAGGTACACCGTGGAAGGTGTTCTTCACGGTGAAGGGAAGGACGGTTCACGTGCTTCACATCCGGCACGGCGCTCGCGACGCCTGA
- a CDS encoding type II toxin-antitoxin system Phd/YefM family antitoxin, with protein sequence MDITKDIRPLTEFKRDTARFLTRLKDTGRPSVLTVNGRPALVVMDAQAWQEVQDQLDYAAAVVGIRKGLDQARAGRGIRAQTFFEEFDTRNAAE encoded by the coding sequence ATGGACATCACCAAGGACATTCGCCCGCTGACCGAGTTCAAGCGCGACACCGCGCGCTTTCTGACTCGCCTCAAGGACACGGGCCGACCCTCCGTGCTGACCGTGAACGGCAGACCGGCGCTGGTCGTCATGGACGCGCAGGCGTGGCAGGAGGTTCAGGATCAACTCGATTACGCCGCCGCGGTCGTCGGCATCCGCAAGGGGCTCGATCAGGCCCGCGCAGGACGCGGAATTCGCGCCCAGACTTTCTTCGAGGAGTTTGACACCCGGAACGCCGCCGAGTGA